The segment tttctatttttgtgtgtataaacaagtatttttgttagtatttgtCTGTACTGATAAAAAATCTTTTGGCCAATTTGCATTGCCAATAGTTGTTCAAGTCAGTTCATTTCAGGATTTAAGaagtatgtaaatgtaaatctcTTCTTCTGAGAagaaagtaatatcaatattgtaaGTGTACAAATTAGTTCCTAACAGTGCTTAGCTCAGTTTTTATTGGAACAGTGAAATTTTGTGAACAATTATCAGTTAAGTGAGATTTAAAATTGAAAGTTATGATaggatatttacttttttttttttagaaacaagATTCATCTAATGCTTAATGTATATCTGCAATAGGAATCTGGTAATCTAATGGTGCTAATGGTTCTCTAGCTAGCAATACAAGTTTTCTTGTAACTTTCACACTTTGTTTGATTATCATGAAACTCTTACCATATGGGTACAACATGCCTCTCAACTATACATAATTgaggttgttttgtttcttgtatcTGATGTGTTTTCATACATTTTAAGTGTTTACTCTTGCACATTCATGTAATGATCACTTCTGGAAAGTTCACAAATTGATTTTAGGTAAAAGATTGtggtatataaattatattttaaaagtttttttcatAGAAATATTTTAAATTAATAACTTGGTGAGTTATTGTTAATGCAAGTAAATTAGGTTAATTTTAGatgtattttttataaatataatattgaacTTGAGATAATTAACTACTATTGTTTTTCTGTAGCCATATGGAAATCTTTGATAGCAACTTGTATTTGATGATTGATCAATGTTGTAGCATATGGATGTAAGCTTTTGGATATTCTATTTTGCAGTCATTCTTGACAAGACTGTAGCTGACTATTTCCTTCAATCACATTTGGAAAAGCTGGGTTACAATGTGACATATTGATAAATTATTTGTGTGGTAAATTAAAAGCAATAAAGTGATACAAACTCTCTTCTTCATAATGTACTAATGACCTCTAtctgatgataatactgacagtTTTAGGTGCTGAATCTGCTTTCTTTTcatataatgaaaatgttattggGTAGATCAGATTTACCTTCATATAAAATAATTTGCTTTCCAGGTTAAGCAAGGATATCACTTCAGAGAtcaggtgatggtgatgtgagcTGAATATGCAGATACTCTGAATATTGGTTGTTCTTCATATGTAGGTAACTTAAGCATGACAATTTTGCAGGTTAGTGGAGATTTTTGGTGATGTGAACACTGCACATGGACTGCAGAGCTTGAATGACTACCTTGAAGAACGTAGTTACATCTCCGGCTTTGCCCCTTCCAAGATAGATGTTGATGTATTCTCTTCCTTGGGTAAAGCCCCAGATGAGAAATACAACCATGTGCTTCGATGGTATAATCACATTCAGTCTTTAGGAGTGGAGTTGAAGTTAACTCTGGGAGAAGACCCCACAGATGCTCATGTTTTACTGGAAAACAAAATGAATGAACACAAAAATTCATGCATGATGTTTGGGGAGAAtgcatcagcagcaacaacagggAAAAATAGGTGTTCAGCACCAGGCAAGATtgaagagcagaaagaagaggcagtagttaatgatgatgaatttgacTTATTCGGTTCTGATAATGAGGAAGACCAGGATGCTGCAAGAGTACGTGAAGAGAGACTAAAAGCATATGCTGAGAAAAAGTCTAAGAAACCTGGACCAATAGCAAAATCATCAGTGATGCTTGATGTTAAGCCATGGGATGATGAAACAGATATGAAGGCAATGGAAGATCTGATTCGATCTATTAAGATGGATGGTCTTTCATGGGGTGCCAGTAAGCTGTCCCCTCTTGCCTTTGGAATTAACAAATTATCAATCTTGTGTACTGTAGAAGATGAAAAGGTCTCTGTAGATGACTTAGTGGAGAAGATATGTGAATTTGAAGAATTTGTGCAGTCTGTTGACATAGCAGCATTTAATAAGATCTAAATAGGTAATTGGTATTTACATTAGCATTGGTGCTACTGGACTTTTTCAAATGCTATGAATGCTCATGGAATGTTGAATATTGAAAGAAAAAGTTTGTATACACTATGAAAGGGGTCATATTTGTCAAGACCAACGACCTTTATACAAGTACCTATGGTAACATTAATTGAATTTGATAACAAAATTGAAAATCTGGTCCTTTCTGTTCTGTTTTCTTGGTAATAGTCATTTGTTTTCATCAGAAAACAACCAAGTTAATACCACTTAATACATATGGGTCTAATCTTATGTTatgaataaatcatattaaacCTCTCAGAAGACAAGCTGGTGTTTAGTTGTGGGATTAAATCATACAGTCTAAAACAGTACATTATGGGAACAAGGTATTTAATTTCTGAACTGAGAAAAcaaggtgtttatatatatttattttttatttcactttatttagcaaggaataaaacaaaataaaaaaataagtattttAGTTGTGTAACCTATATAACAAGCAATATACCTCATTTAATGTAAAATTTGGCATTGCATTGTGGCTAAACTATTATCTTCATAGACTTCTATCAATCAGTAATGAAAGTTAAGGAAAATACTATTTCATGAGGGCACTTCACTCATTTCAAAATATGATTTTTGTCGCAAGGATGAGGCTTTCTTTGGGAAAGTTAACGTTATACTGTGTCTACTGCTGAAGTGGTGACATTGAAAGCAAATTGATAGttctacacataaatatatgtatgcatgtgctacACTATCCTCAGTGGAGGTTTAATTACCTGAAATGATATGATGATTGATGAGGGGGAAACATTTGAGCAGAAGTGGGGAACTACCATGCCTTTGGGAAGTGTTACTTGAGCAAAGCCAACCCCTAGTTGCAAGGTGGAGGTAAAGACATGCGGTCTTCACTGGGCAAGAGAGTGAGTAGTTCTCTGACCACCCTTAATTGGCCAAGTTATATTCAAACATGACTTCCAGTACATTCCTGTAGAAATACTCAGGTATTACTTTCATTGGTACTATACTGATGGTAAGAAGACGGTACAAGATGAAAATTGATCAATATATCCATGTCCATGTGAACTGTCTGACAAGTGAGAATTTTGTTCATTGATAGACCTGCTGCTTAAATCTACCAGTAAACCAAGAAAGTGTTGGTGCAGGAGCTTGAGTGAAAATTCCAGACAA is part of the Penaeus vannamei isolate JL-2024 chromosome 19, ASM4276789v1, whole genome shotgun sequence genome and harbors:
- the LOC113809139 gene encoding elongation factor 1-beta' encodes the protein MNEHKNSCMMFGENASAATTGKNRCSAPGKIEEQKEEAVVNDDEFDLFGSDNEEDQDAARVREERLKAYAEKKSKKPGPIAKSSVMLDVKPWDDETDMKAMEDLIRSIKMDGLSWGASKLSPLAFGINKLSILCTVEDEKVSVDDLVEKICEFEEFVQSVDIAAFNKI